The following proteins are co-located in the Carassius gibelio isolate Cgi1373 ecotype wild population from Czech Republic chromosome A9, carGib1.2-hapl.c, whole genome shotgun sequence genome:
- the LOC128019467 gene encoding splicing factor U2AF 35 kDa subunit-like protein isoform X1, whose amino-acid sequence MAEYLASIFGTEKDKVNCSFYFKIGACRHGDRCSRLHNKPTFSQTIALLNIYRNPQNTAQSADGINAVSDVEMQEHYDEFFEEVFTEMEEKYGEVEEMNVCDNLGDHLVGNVYVKFRREEDAEKAVINLNNRWFNGQPIHAELSPVTDFREACCRQYEMGECTRGGFCNFMHLKPISRELRRELYGRRRKRHRSRSRSRERRSRSRERNRGGGGGGGGGGGGRERERRRSRDRERSGRF is encoded by the exons atggccgAATACTTGGCGTCGATTTTCGGCACAGAAAAAGACAA GGTTAACTGCTCTTTCTACTTTAAAATCGGAGCGTGTCGCCATGGAGATCGTTGCTCGAGACTCCACAACAAGCCGACTTTCAGTCAG ACCATTGCTCTATTGAACATTTACCGGAACCCACAGAACACAGCCCAGTCCGCGGATGGCATCA ATGCTGTCAGTGATGTGGAGATGCAGGAACACTATGATGAGTTCTTTGAG GAGGTCTTCACTGAGATGGAGGAGAAATATGGAGAAGTTGAGGAAATGAACGTGTGTGATAATTTAGGAGATCACTTGGTGGGAAATGTCTATGTGAAG ttTCGCCGTGAAGAAGATGCAGAGAAAGCGGTGATTAACTTGAATAACCGCTGGTTTAATGGCCAGCCCATCCACGCTGAGCTCTCACCGGTCACTGATTTCAGAGAGGCCTGTTGTCGACAGTATGAAATGGG AGAGTGCACTCGAGGAGGCTTCTGCAACTTCATGCACCTGAAGCCAATCTCAAGGGAACTCAGAAGAGAACTGTATGGCCGCAGGAGGAAGAG GCATCGCTCCCGTTCACGGTCCCGTGAACGCCGTTCTCGCTCAAGAGAACGCAATAGAGGcggaggaggaggtggtggtggaggaggaggtggaagAGAACGAGAGAGACGGAGGTCAAGAGATAGAGAACGCTCCGGACGGTTTTAA
- the LOC128019467 gene encoding splicing factor U2AF 35 kDa subunit-like protein isoform X2 has protein sequence MAEYLASIFGTEKDKVNCSFYFKIGACRHGDRCSRLHNKPTFSQTIALLNIYRNPQNTAQSADGITVSDVEMQEHYDEFFEEVFTEMEEKYGEVEEMNVCDNLGDHLVGNVYVKFRREEDAEKAVINLNNRWFNGQPIHAELSPVTDFREACCRQYEMGECTRGGFCNFMHLKPISRELRRELYGRRRKRHRSRSRSRERRSRSRERNRGGGGGGGGGGGGRERERRRSRDRERSGRF, from the exons atggccgAATACTTGGCGTCGATTTTCGGCACAGAAAAAGACAA GGTTAACTGCTCTTTCTACTTTAAAATCGGAGCGTGTCGCCATGGAGATCGTTGCTCGAGACTCCACAACAAGCCGACTTTCAGTCAG ACCATTGCTCTATTGAACATTTACCGGAACCCACAGAACACAGCCCAGTCCGCGGATGGCATCA CTGTCAGTGATGTGGAGATGCAGGAACACTATGATGAGTTCTTTGAG GAGGTCTTCACTGAGATGGAGGAGAAATATGGAGAAGTTGAGGAAATGAACGTGTGTGATAATTTAGGAGATCACTTGGTGGGAAATGTCTATGTGAAG ttTCGCCGTGAAGAAGATGCAGAGAAAGCGGTGATTAACTTGAATAACCGCTGGTTTAATGGCCAGCCCATCCACGCTGAGCTCTCACCGGTCACTGATTTCAGAGAGGCCTGTTGTCGACAGTATGAAATGGG AGAGTGCACTCGAGGAGGCTTCTGCAACTTCATGCACCTGAAGCCAATCTCAAGGGAACTCAGAAGAGAACTGTATGGCCGCAGGAGGAAGAG GCATCGCTCCCGTTCACGGTCCCGTGAACGCCGTTCTCGCTCAAGAGAACGCAATAGAGGcggaggaggaggtggtggtggaggaggaggtggaagAGAACGAGAGAGACGGAGGTCAAGAGATAGAGAACGCTCCGGACGGTTTTAA